Proteins encoded together in one bacterium window:
- a CDS encoding T9SS type A sorting domain-containing protein yields MVQSGNSIFACTEAFLTKTVISNDHRLNNSIVTSTNSPCSIALHDSIISLVCRDTYVGDSVYSIEVHDVNRQLIQISGIASTSPFFAVALTDNQLIASTMMGLSVFDLSVPYLNVVGRFPIQGIAYDVRFSGNLAFVASSTSGLRIIDASSPLNMREIGYYSLPDNQGIRKLTLTDSIAFVYGANSFHIFSFADCVAVNEINNANLLRKFSLHPNYPNPFNATTTIEYTIPKMGKVDLKVFDITGREVATLVNFHQNPGSYQIKFDGTTLATGTYFVRLQSGEFTQTRKMVLLR; encoded by the coding sequence ATGGTGCAGTCCGGAAATTCTATCTTTGCCTGTACCGAAGCTTTTCTTACCAAAACTGTAATATCAAATGATCACCGCCTGAATAATTCTATCGTCACGAGCACTAATAGCCCTTGCTCGATTGCTTTACATGATAGTATCATCAGTTTAGTCTGTCGAGATACTTATGTAGGTGACAGCGTTTATAGTATTGAAGTACATGATGTCAACAGACAACTAATCCAAATCAGTGGTATCGCAAGCACCTCGCCATTTTTTGCTGTTGCTTTAACGGATAATCAACTTATTGCAAGTACCATGATGGGTTTGAGCGTTTTTGATCTGTCAGTGCCATATCTCAATGTTGTTGGGAGGTTTCCTATTCAGGGAATTGCCTATGATGTTCGATTTTCAGGTAACTTAGCTTTCGTAGCGTCAAGCACTAGTGGCTTAAGGATAATCGACGCTTCAAGCCCATTAAATATGCGAGAAATAGGGTATTATTCACTCCCGGATAACCAAGGAATTCGAAAACTAACTCTTACTGATTCAATAGCTTTTGTCTATGGTGCTAATAGTTTTCATATTTTCAGTTTTGCCGATTGTGTTGCTGTGAATGAAATCAATAATGCAAACTTACTAAGAAAGTTCTCCCTTCACCCCAATTACCCCAACCCATTCAATGCGACCACTACCATCGAATACACAATTCCGAAAATGGGAAAAGTCGATTTAAAGGTATTCGATATCACCGGTCGGGAAGTGGCAACCCTCGTAAATTTCCATCAGAATCCGGGATCGTATCAAATCAAATTCGATGGCACAACCCTCGCAACTGGTACATATTTCGTACGATTGCAATCGGGTGAATTCACACAGACTAGGAAGATGGTTCTTCTAAGGTGA
- a CDS encoding LamG domain-containing protein produces the protein MKNSKALSCTIVVLLFTLTASPLFAQTHSLLFDGVNDYVECFDGSLPIGNTARTVECWVKLRSVQHFTSLVFYGTATNSQRFNLFSFNGNLDFVGHDNDMTSNFYIADNMWHHVCVTYNGTQVVLYGDGNAVASSNKNLNTVGSTLLIGKSTNPFTAYEFLDGHISELKIWNTARSQSEIQSTMYSSLTGTEPGLVGYWRFNEAAGTTAYNDVPGGANGTIYGASWSTDIPHVVALVSPNGGESFRIGTQDTIRWSSVGFTGNVNIELNRNYPTGAWETLFADTPNDGQELWTVTGPPTPTARIRVTSLTNPAVSDTSSAGFRVFQSSAPFVKSLSFDGVNDSASVSNNNLPMGNSQRTVECWFKTNQIDTIAPVLWVWGSLAFERSAFGLHLQNGTLNFFGNLSGDVRTDHFVADDCWHHVAVVYDGELLKIIADGEELTTANRDLNTLTTTSSDLKIGKMLPGTALPYYFRGNLSELKIWNTARSQSEIQSTMYSSLTGTEPSLVGYWRFNEGAGTTAYNDVPNGANGTIYGATWSADVPQFVRVTRPNGNEIFRAGTVDTLRWIGFNTGAMRIDLKRTYPTGSWVTLFDSVANTGFVPWLVTGETSTATRIRITTLAEPILSDTSDANFTIQYPEPAAPGNLAITTIGENANLTWARVDTNIYGQAITVERYIVFFRAQESYGWNFLAGTFGANATSYTHALVVTHSPAMYYEVRAWIGDSDTFDRIVREFSIGTPEEVVLQRLGGQVSRPIVKKVE, from the coding sequence ATGAAAAATTCAAAAGCTCTTTCCTGTACTATTGTAGTGCTTTTGTTCACTTTGACTGCAAGTCCACTATTCGCGCAAACTCATTCACTTTTGTTTGATGGTGTTAACGATTATGTGGAATGCTTTGACGGTAGTTTACCAATCGGCAATACAGCAAGAACTGTTGAGTGTTGGGTAAAACTTAGATCAGTGCAACATTTCACCTCTCTCGTGTTCTACGGTACAGCGACCAATTCACAACGATTTAATCTATTTAGTTTTAATGGAAATCTCGACTTTGTCGGTCACGACAATGACATGACATCAAATTTCTACATTGCCGATAATATGTGGCATCATGTTTGTGTTACTTACAATGGAACGCAAGTAGTACTGTATGGCGATGGAAATGCTGTCGCAAGTTCAAACAAAAACTTGAACACAGTTGGATCAACTTTGCTGATTGGAAAAAGCACAAATCCCTTTACAGCATACGAATTTCTTGATGGACATATAAGCGAGTTAAAAATCTGGAACACCGCCCGCTCGCAATCCGAAATTCAATCAACAATGTACTCTTCCCTTACTGGTACAGAGCCCGGTTTAGTCGGCTACTGGCGTTTTAATGAGGCTGCTGGCACTACCGCATACAACGATGTTCCCGGTGGTGCAAATGGTACGATCTACGGAGCATCTTGGAGTACAGATATTCCCCATGTTGTTGCACTTGTTAGTCCTAACGGAGGAGAATCTTTCCGAATTGGAACACAAGACACCATCCGGTGGTCAAGTGTCGGATTCACAGGTAATGTGAATATCGAACTGAATCGCAATTATCCAACTGGGGCATGGGAAACATTGTTTGCTGATACTCCAAATGATGGGCAAGAATTGTGGACTGTCACTGGACCACCTACTCCAACTGCTCGGATTCGAGTTACTTCTTTAACAAATCCCGCAGTAAGTGACACATCAAGCGCGGGGTTTCGAGTTTTCCAATCGAGTGCGCCTTTTGTAAAATCTCTATCTTTTGATGGTGTAAATGATTCTGCAAGTGTATCAAACAACAACTTGCCAATGGGAAATTCACAACGAACAGTTGAGTGTTGGTTTAAAACCAATCAAATTGATACTATTGCGCCTGTTTTATGGGTTTGGGGATCACTTGCATTTGAGCGCAGTGCATTTGGTCTACACTTACAAAATGGAACACTCAACTTCTTTGGAAATCTTTCTGGGGATGTTAGAACCGATCATTTCGTGGCAGATGATTGTTGGCATCATGTTGCAGTTGTATATGACGGAGAACTATTAAAAATAATTGCTGATGGTGAAGAGCTAACCACAGCTAATAGGGATTTGAATACATTAACTACAACTTCGTCAGATCTAAAAATTGGGAAAATGCTCCCAGGTACCGCGTTACCTTATTACTTTCGAGGAAATCTTAGCGAGTTAAAAATCTGGAATACCGCCCGTTCCCAATCCGAAATTCAATCAACAATGTACTCATCCCTTACTGGTACAGAGCCCAGCTTAGTCGGCTACTGGCGTTTCAATGAAGGTGCAGGAACTACTGCATATAACGATGTACCGAATGGTGCTAACGGCACGATCTACGGTGCGACATGGAGTGCCGATGTACCGCAATTCGTGAGAGTGACTCGTCCCAATGGTAATGAAATATTCCGGGCGGGAACGGTTGATACTTTGCGTTGGATTGGCTTCAATACCGGTGCGATGCGGATTGATTTGAAACGTACATATCCAACTGGGAGTTGGGTGACGTTGTTTGATTCCGTTGCCAATACCGGATTTGTTCCGTGGTTGGTGACTGGTGAAACATCCACTGCAACCCGCATTCGGATAACGACGCTTGCCGAACCAATTCTTTCCGACACTTCCGATGCCAACTTCACAATCCAATATCCCGAACCGGCAGCGCCGGGCAATCTTGCTATCACGACTATTGGTGAAAATGCGAATCTCACATGGGCACGGGTCGATACCAATATCTATGGGCAAGCAATCACGGTGGAACGTTATATCGTGTTCTTCCGGGCACAGGAGAGTTACGGTTGGAATTTCCTCGCGGGAACGTTTGGTGCTAATGCAACTTCCTACACCCATGCTTTGGTCGTGACCCATTCCCCGGCGATGTATTATGAGGTGCGGGCATGGATCGGCGATAGTGATACGTTTGACCGGATAGTGCGGGAATTTTCCATTGGTACACCGGAAGAGGTGGTATTGCAGCGATTAGGTGGGCAAGTATCACGACCCATAGTGAAGAAAGTAGAGTAG
- a CDS encoding inorganic phosphate transporter produces MLTLVIFIIFVALVFDFLNGFHDSANSIATIVSTRVLTPRKAVMWAAFFNLVAAFMFDVHVAKTIGKGLVELSAVNEYVVLAGLLGAIVWNLLTWWFGIPSSSSHALIGGYAGAAVARAGFDVVLYHGWTKTILFIFIAPLMGMVMGFLLMAIVMWIMRGRSVTKSNNVFRKLQLVSAAAYSLGHGTNDAQKTMGIITTLLVTAGFLDTFEVPYWVILSSHFAIAMGTLFGGWRIVKTMGQKITKLKPSGGFCAETAGAITLLVTAFGGIAVSTTHTISGAIMGVGATRRASAVRWGLAGNIIIAWILTIPASALVGAISYYIVSIFE; encoded by the coding sequence ATGTTAACCTTAGTCATCTTTATCATCTTTGTCGCGTTAGTCTTCGACTTCCTGAACGGATTCCACGACTCTGCCAATTCGATTGCGACCATCGTTTCCACCCGCGTCTTGACGCCGCGGAAGGCGGTGATGTGGGCGGCATTTTTCAACTTGGTCGCCGCCTTTATGTTCGATGTCCATGTCGCAAAAACGATTGGTAAGGGATTAGTCGAATTATCGGCGGTGAATGAATATGTCGTACTTGCCGGGCTGCTGGGCGCGATTGTTTGGAATCTCCTCACTTGGTGGTTCGGTATCCCTTCCAGTTCGTCTCATGCGCTCATCGGCGGGTATGCTGGCGCGGCAGTCGCGCGGGCCGGGTTTGATGTGGTGCTGTATCACGGTTGGACCAAAACGATCCTATTCATCTTCATCGCACCATTGATGGGGATGGTGATGGGATTTCTCCTGATGGCGATTGTGATGTGGATTATGCGGGGGCGTTCCGTTACAAAATCGAATAATGTGTTCCGGAAATTGCAGTTGGTATCGGCGGCGGCGTATAGCTTGGGACACGGTACTAATGATGCGCAAAAGACGATGGGTATTATTACTACCTTGCTCGTCACTGCCGGATTTCTTGACACCTTTGAAGTACCCTATTGGGTGATTCTTTCATCGCATTTCGCCATCGCAATGGGAACCTTGTTTGGGGGGTGGCGGATTGTGAAAACGATGGGTCAGAAAATTACCAAACTGAAACCGTCGGGCGGCTTCTGTGCTGAAACGGCGGGCGCGATCACACTGCTCGTCACGGCATTCGGCGGAATTGCGGTCAGCACTACCCATACCATTAGTGGCGCAATTATGGGCGTAGGCGCTACCCGGCGCGCATCGGCAGTCCGTTGGGGACTCGCTGGCAACATCATCATCGCTTGGATCCTCACGATACCCGCTTCCGCGCTCGTCGGCGCAATCTCCTACTACATCGTCAGCATCTTCGAATAA
- the pstB gene encoding phosphate ABC transporter ATP-binding protein PstB has product MTNEYVIEVANLDFFYGATQALHTINLQLERNKVTALIGPSGCGKSTFLRTLNRMNDLILGTRLTGSIQIDGVDIYAPTTDIFALRRKVGMVFQKSNPFPKSIFDNVAYGPRIHGISDRTILSEIVETSLKQAALWEEVKDRLDRNALGLSGGQQQRLCIARALAVKPEILLMDEPASALDPQATTRIEDLIADLSEKYTIVIVTHNMQQAARVSDFTAFFYEGVLIEFGATDQLFQNPRLKKTEDYIQGRFG; this is encoded by the coding sequence ATGACCAACGAATATGTAATCGAAGTTGCCAATCTTGATTTTTTCTACGGTGCGACCCAAGCGCTGCATACGATCAACTTGCAGCTCGAGCGGAATAAAGTCACTGCGCTCATCGGACCATCCGGGTGCGGTAAATCGACGTTTCTCCGCACTCTGAACCGGATGAACGATTTAATTCTCGGTACCCGACTCACCGGTTCGATTCAAATCGACGGCGTCGATATCTACGCGCCGACCACTGATATTTTCGCCCTTCGCCGCAAAGTCGGCATGGTCTTCCAAAAATCAAATCCGTTCCCGAAATCGATTTTCGATAATGTCGCCTACGGACCTCGTATTCACGGCATCAGCGACCGTACGATTCTTTCTGAAATTGTCGAAACCAGTTTGAAGCAAGCGGCGTTGTGGGAGGAAGTGAAAGACCGCCTCGACCGCAATGCGCTTGGTCTCTCCGGCGGTCAGCAACAACGGTTGTGTATCGCCCGCGCGCTCGCCGTGAAGCCGGAAATTCTCCTGATGGATGAACCGGCATCGGCGCTCGACCCCCAAGCCACCACCCGCATCGAAGATTTAATCGCCGACTTGAGCGAGAAGTACACTATCGTCATCGTTACCCATAACATGCAACAAGCGGCACGGGTCTCCGACTTCACCGCCTTCTTTTACGAAGGGGTTCTCATCGAGTTCGGCGCGACTGACCAACTATTCCAGAATCCGCGCCTGAAAAAAACCGAAGATTACATCCAAGGCAGATTCGGATGA
- a CDS encoding PEGA domain-containing protein, translating to MRSRFWEFWTDPDIAPEIKRGRDQLKAVLLIGFVFALAGGWALYQFVLRDRKALVIVESEPRGAVVQINGIKIGVTPYEFRTNSFGKYTIKVTMQHFVCSPESLVIDVQRKSKSFASFRLIPGDPNTMTETPVAQQPAPRAALPSVFKRGVPQTNPVPERGLGEQEYLKSSEENPRVIDAKYASVRIESDPSGAEVWIDNTPTSKLTPHVATLPLGIHRIVVKKSGYRAIDGEQIVSLATASSMQNLLFQLVAEAQATQGRAFVSTRPINGKVFLDGSLRGTGEVTIEPLAYGEYTLSFGAVEGYRTPAPVHVSITSGNSVATIVGTYEPLLSLVVSIDNQGGVRSGDASILYGVYADGNFTTDNANGPQKKYFKDVNFWSWELGYGYQNRNPAGSDAIELRFVLPDGIDKNNLKLRLFGYATNRSYPFTVSGKTRISVELNGKTVAGDVTPTRNLDREDPPGFDEWRIGNWLQAGENRLIVRTSSSSTAVYLLSRIVIL from the coding sequence ATGAGATCGAGGTTTTGGGAATTCTGGACTGATCCGGACATTGCGCCGGAAATCAAACGTGGCCGCGATCAACTGAAAGCAGTTCTGCTGATCGGATTTGTCTTTGCATTAGCTGGCGGGTGGGCGTTATACCAATTTGTACTACGTGACCGAAAAGCTTTGGTAATCGTCGAATCCGAACCGCGTGGTGCCGTTGTACAAATCAATGGCATCAAAATCGGGGTAACGCCGTACGAGTTTCGCACCAACAGCTTTGGCAAATACACGATAAAAGTAACCATGCAACACTTTGTGTGTTCTCCAGAGTCGCTGGTAATCGACGTTCAAAGAAAATCGAAATCATTCGCCTCCTTTCGCTTGATCCCGGGCGATCCAAATACAATGACTGAGACACCCGTCGCTCAGCAACCGGCACCGCGCGCTGCTTTACCTTCGGTTTTTAAGCGTGGCGTTCCTCAAACGAATCCAGTACCGGAGCGAGGTCTCGGTGAGCAGGAGTACTTAAAGTCATCAGAGGAAAACCCGCGTGTAATCGATGCGAAATATGCATCGGTACGAATCGAAAGCGATCCCTCCGGCGCTGAAGTATGGATCGACAACACACCGACCAGTAAGCTTACCCCGCATGTTGCAACATTGCCACTGGGGATCCATCGGATTGTCGTAAAGAAAAGCGGCTATCGCGCCATCGACGGCGAACAAATTGTTTCGCTGGCAACGGCGAGTTCAATGCAAAATCTGTTGTTTCAGTTGGTGGCGGAAGCACAGGCGACTCAAGGCAGAGCATTCGTCAGTACCCGCCCGATCAATGGTAAAGTGTTCCTTGACGGCTCTTTGCGCGGAACAGGTGAAGTCACGATCGAACCGCTCGCGTATGGTGAGTACACCCTCTCGTTTGGCGCTGTGGAAGGATATCGCACCCCGGCTCCGGTACATGTCTCGATAACTTCTGGTAATTCGGTTGCAACAATCGTGGGAACCTACGAACCGTTATTGTCCTTAGTGGTTTCTATTGACAATCAAGGCGGCGTGAGAAGCGGCGACGCATCAATTCTTTACGGTGTTTATGCCGATGGGAATTTCACTACTGACAATGCGAATGGTCCACAAAAGAAATATTTCAAAGATGTGAACTTCTGGTCGTGGGAGTTGGGATATGGCTATCAGAACCGCAACCCTGCCGGTTCCGATGCGATTGAGCTTCGCTTCGTTCTACCGGATGGCATCGATAAGAATAACCTTAAGCTGCGACTGTTCGGTTATGCGACCAATCGTTCCTATCCCTTCACTGTCAGCGGTAAAACCCGAATTTCGGTTGAATTAAACGGGAAAACTGTTGCAGGCGATGTTACACCGACGCGTAATCTTGATCGGGAGGACCCCCCGGGCTTTGACGAGTGGCGCATCGGCAACTGGTTGCAAGCCGGTGAAAACCGTTTAATTGTTCGCACCAGCAGCAGCTCGACCGCAGTGTATCTGCTTAGCCGGATCGTGATCTTGTAA
- a CDS encoding DUF47 family protein: protein MRLDRILQALLPHDEHFFTFFEESANTIATASALLCKLPGALPGEREQLIAKISECEHAGDNITHQVFEELNRTFVTPFDREDIHMLASELDDILDYIDGSARRIHLYKVNNCPPAMLELMECLHLSVMELTRGIPMLRNFSKPEALKAVIQKVNEYENTADSIFQRAIADLFDNEPNAIEIIKLKEIFVALETATDKCEDVANVFETLLIKHA from the coding sequence ATGCGACTCGACCGGATTCTACAGGCATTGCTCCCCCACGATGAGCACTTTTTCACCTTCTTCGAAGAGTCAGCCAACACCATCGCTACCGCGTCGGCGTTGCTTTGCAAACTCCCCGGCGCGTTGCCGGGCGAACGCGAGCAGCTTATCGCGAAAATCTCCGAATGCGAACATGCTGGCGACAATATCACCCACCAAGTATTTGAAGAGCTGAACCGGACGTTTGTCACCCCATTCGACCGCGAAGATATTCATATGCTCGCATCGGAATTGGATGACATCCTCGATTACATCGATGGCAGCGCCCGCCGGATTCATCTCTACAAGGTGAATAATTGTCCACCGGCGATGCTCGAATTGATGGAGTGTCTCCATCTATCGGTTATGGAACTCACGCGCGGCATTCCGATGTTGCGCAATTTTTCTAAACCGGAGGCGCTCAAAGCGGTAATCCAAAAGGTGAATGAGTACGAAAATACCGCCGACTCGATTTTCCAACGGGCAATTGCCGATCTCTTCGATAACGAACCGAATGCCATTGAGATCATCAAACTCAAAGAGATTTTCGTTGCGCTCGAAACAGCTACCGACAAATGCGAAGACGTTGCTAACGTTTTCGAAACTTTACTGATTAAGCACGCGTAA
- the phoU gene encoding phosphate signaling complex protein PhoU: MHHLDREIEKLKKSILEVGTIVEESLRYAMQSLLTRSAEPAKRVIHTDPTVDIREVLVEEECLKILALYQPVAYQLRFVIAVLKINNDLERIGDLAVNIAQRSLDLMKYPPLEYPVDFKRMAWTVEQMLAKSLDALVNRDSTLAVKVCMLDDEVDQMHRDSYPTVAKIITEHPEQAEALLHLLSVSRYLERCADQVTNIAEDVIYLVEGSIVRHKHKHESPNNEE; the protein is encoded by the coding sequence GTGCATCATCTTGATCGCGAAATCGAAAAATTGAAGAAGAGCATTCTCGAAGTAGGAACCATTGTCGAGGAGAGTTTGCGGTATGCGATGCAATCACTCTTAACCCGTAGCGCAGAACCAGCAAAACGGGTGATTCATACCGACCCCACAGTGGACATCCGCGAAGTATTGGTCGAAGAAGAGTGCCTGAAAATTCTCGCGCTGTATCAACCGGTCGCGTATCAATTGCGGTTTGTCATTGCAGTATTGAAAATCAATAACGATCTCGAACGAATCGGCGATCTCGCTGTCAATATCGCGCAACGATCACTCGACTTGATGAAGTATCCCCCGTTGGAATATCCCGTCGACTTCAAACGGATGGCGTGGACCGTCGAACAGATGCTGGCAAAAAGTCTCGATGCATTGGTCAATCGCGATTCGACGTTGGCAGTCAAAGTTTGTATGCTCGACGATGAAGTTGACCAGATGCACCGCGACTCCTACCCCACCGTCGCCAAGATCATCACCGAACACCCCGAACAAGCGGAAGCGTTGCTCCATCTGCTATCGGTTTCACGCTACCTCGAACGCTGTGCCGACCAAGTCACAAATATCGCCGAAGATGTGATTTATTTGGTGGAAGGAAGTATCGTCCGGCACAAACACAAACACGAGTCCCCCAATAACGAAGAATAA
- a CDS encoding NAD(P)/FAD-dependent oxidoreductase encodes MSDSAAAGSPMTVDIGIIGAGPVGLYATFYAGLRGMSAIVFDSMPQPGGQLQALYPKKKIYDVPGFPAILAEELVNNLHEQSVRYKPEVRLNTRIDTLVPAGEGFALTTVHGDTLQVRSVLIAAGLGAFLPRKLDLQDAQKLEERGVYYVVHNPEQFHGKRLLIIGGGDSAIDWGLTLVPHAKELTLIHLMKKFQAHEMNVNELLNTKANVHVEYQLKTIHGDEHVEAATIVNNVTGEEKTIAVDAILCFIGFLTNLGPIKEWGLAIRGNGVVVDFDMSTNIPGIFAAGDIVYHPGKIRLISTGFSEAAIAVNNAKHYLNPKDKIQPGHSSNMKME; translated from the coding sequence ATGTCCGACTCCGCAGCGGCTGGGTCCCCGATGACCGTCGATATTGGAATTATCGGAGCGGGACCGGTCGGTTTGTATGCGACGTTTTATGCCGGATTGCGCGGGATGTCAGCAATCGTCTTCGATAGTATGCCACAACCGGGCGGGCAATTGCAAGCGCTGTACCCCAAAAAGAAGATATACGACGTTCCCGGGTTCCCGGCGATTCTTGCCGAAGAGTTGGTGAACAACTTGCACGAGCAATCGGTACGCTACAAGCCCGAAGTGCGGCTGAATACCCGTATCGATACGCTGGTGCCCGCTGGCGAAGGGTTTGCCCTAACAACCGTCCACGGTGATACGCTGCAGGTTCGCAGTGTGTTGATTGCGGCAGGATTGGGCGCGTTTCTGCCCCGCAAACTCGATTTACAGGACGCGCAGAAACTCGAAGAGCGCGGCGTGTATTACGTCGTCCACAACCCCGAACAATTTCACGGGAAGCGTTTATTGATCATTGGCGGTGGCGATAGTGCAATCGATTGGGGTTTGACGCTCGTACCCCATGCTAAAGAGTTGACGCTAATTCATCTGATGAAAAAGTTTCAAGCCCATGAGATGAATGTTAACGAATTATTGAACACCAAAGCGAATGTTCATGTCGAATATCAATTGAAGACGATTCACGGTGACGAACATGTCGAGGCGGCGACCATCGTCAATAATGTCACTGGTGAAGAAAAGACGATTGCGGTCGATGCGATTCTTTGCTTTATCGGATTCCTTACCAATTTAGGACCGATTAAAGAATGGGGATTGGCGATTCGCGGGAATGGCGTCGTAGTTGATTTCGATATGTCGACGAATATCCCAGGAATCTTTGCGGCGGGCGATATCGTTTACCACCCCGGAAAAATCCGCTTGATTTCCACCGGATTCAGCGAAGCGGCGATTGCCGTGAATAATGCGAAACACTACCTCAATCCGAAAGACAAAATTCAGCCGGGCCATTCCTCGAATATGAAGATGGAATAG